The Malus sylvestris chromosome 12, drMalSylv7.2, whole genome shotgun sequence genome contains a region encoding:
- the LOC126593836 gene encoding uncharacterized protein LOC126593836 — translation MIENSNHNKPNKRKRLCLITIGVILFVNFLLFLIALILALTVFKSKEPKTEILTASVDGVAPRVTFPAVRIELNITVDLTINVQNRNHASFKHGAGKALLLYRGTQVGDVDLYPGNIPARGNATLPCRLTLQVDRVANDISKLISDVLGGEIMLQTKTRIPGRVTFLGFIKKHAVAVSACQLTIGFPNMKVKKQDCKTKAKL, via the coding sequence ATGATAGAAAATAGCAACCACAACAAACCCAACAAGCGAAAACGCTTATGTCTCATTACCATTGGTGTTATCCTGTTCGTGAACTTCCTACTCTTCCTCATCGCCCTGATTCTTGCCCTAACAGTTTTCAAGTCCAAAGAGCCGAAAACTGAAATCCTCACCGCCTCCGTGGATGGCGTGGCTCCTCGCGTCACCTTCCCCGCTGTTCGGATCGAACTCAACATCACCGTCGACCTCACGATCAACGTCCAGAACCGAAACCACGCAAGCTTCAAGCACGGCGCGGGAAAGGCTTTGCTTCTTTACCGAGGCACACAGGTCGGGGATGTGGATTTGTACCCGGGTAACATTCCGGCGAGGGGCAACGCCACGCTGCCCTGCCGGCTTACTTTGCAGGTGGACCGGGTGGCGAACGACATAAGCAAATTGATCAGTGATGTGCTGGGGGGTGAGATTATGCTCCAAACGAAAACCCGGATTCCAGGTAGGGTTACGTTCTTGGGGTTCATCAAGAAGCATGCTGTCGCTGTATCGGCGTGCCAGTTGACGATTGGGTTTCCGAACATGAAGGTGAAAAAACAAGATTGCAAGACCAAGGCCAAGTTGTGA
- the LOC126593835 gene encoding calcium-binding protein CML42-like, with protein sequence MASTVSGTGVPSLKRPSRSFRLRCSSLNSLRLRRIFDMYDKNNDGFISVHEISQALALLGLDTEISDLRSTIKSFIQPSNDGLNFDDFVSLHQSLYDTYLDNNNGDEEAVAAAAEAASPAACDKESMLSQEESDLSEAFKVFDEDGDGYISAKELQVVLAKLGFQEGNEIDRVEKMITSVDQNHDGLVDLFEFKNMMRTVLVPSS encoded by the coding sequence ATGGCCTCTACAGTTTCAGGGACTGGCGTTCCTTCGTTAAAACGGCCTTCGCGGTCGTTTCGCCTCCGCTGCTCAAGTCTCAACTCTCTCCGGCTCCGCCGCATCTTCGATATGTACGACAAGAACAATGACGGCTTCATCAGCGTCCACGAGATTAGCCAAGCCCTAGCCCTTCTCGGGTTGGACACTGAAATCTCCGACCTCCGTTCCACGATAAAATCCTTCATCCAACCCTCAAACGACGGCCTCAACTTCGACGACTTCGTCTCTCTCCACCAATCCCTCTATGACACCTATTTGGACAATAACAACGGCGATGAAGAAGCTGTCGCTGCCGCTGCTGAGGCAGCATCACCAGCTGCATGCGACAAGGAGAGTATGTTGTCGCAGGAGGAGTCTGATCTTTCGGAGGCGTTCAAGGTGTTTGATGAGGACGGCGACGGGTACATATCGGCTAAAGAGTTGCAGGTGGTGCTTGCCAAGCTCGGATTCCAGGAAGGCAACGAGATCGATAGAGTTGAGAAGATGATTACCTCCGTTGACCAGAACCACGACGGCCTCGTTGACTTGTTCGAGTTTAAGAACATGATGCGCACTGTTCTTGTTCCCAGCTCTTGA
- the LOC126591740 gene encoding uncharacterized protein LOC126591740: MKAAHGGDASPRRRTCRNVCLAATAVVFVATIVLVILCLTVFKAKNPTTTVNSAVLKDLDVSLNIPRVSVDVNLTLGVDLSVKNPNKVGFKYKNSTASLNYRGTQVGEAQIGSGKISADQTKPMNVTLTIMADRLLGKSSELFSDVRAGTLPLNTFTKISGKVIVLGIFKIHVVSTSSCDFSIDVGNRTVGQQRCTHKTKL; this comes from the coding sequence ATGAAAGCCGCGCACGGCGGAGATGCCTCCCCACGCCGCCGGACGTGCAGAAACGTCTGCCTGGCGGCGACAGCTGTCGTCTTCGTCGCAACGATCGTACTCGTGATCCTCTGCCTGACGGTGTTCAAGGCAAAGAATCCCACGACGACGGTCAACTCCGCCGTTCTGAAGGACCTCGACGTGTCACTCAACATTCCACGTGTCAGCGTGGACGTGAACTTGACCCTGGGCGTGGATCTATCCGTGAAAAATCCGAATAAAGTCGGGTTCAAGTACAAAAACAGCACCGCTTCTTTGAACTACAGGGGGACCCAGGTAGGCGAGGCCCAAATCGGGTCGGGCAAGATATCCGCGGACCAGACGAAGCCCATGAACGTGACGCTGACCATCATGGCGGATCGGCTGCTGGGGAAATCATCGGAGCTCTTTTCGGACGTGCGGGCCGGAACGCTGCCGTTGAATACTTTTACCAAAATCTCCGGGAAGGTCATCGTTTTGGGGATCTTTAAGATTCATGTCGTTTCGACCTCCTCCTGCGACTTCAGTATCGATGTCGGTAACCGCACTGTTGGACAGCAACGCTGCACACACAAGACGaagttatga
- the LOC126593837 gene encoding uncharacterized protein LOC126593837: MYVYKKNESSHSDLFKTGRTKPHDSKHKRRHWLSSSFHRTLSLLLLLFSNSLLSLSFSCYPLFELMGFGGCTNGLEESKLQPSKSLEESDKASVLGLHKDAPEPQVELIANGVASLGPVTPNAGRENGDLLVDLKSPPSVCKKSSIVTCLDSNAIQNGDNPFGCSDDSSPRTPVDDVFDPFVPGREDLVKAPQCKKYVSKCGGMVAHQLNFDSPVQTSEDEVWTDVESISDEEMFEVVYENLLEAIVSEQTEGVIAECSRKDCGSDDCATPPPEPRQTGAADSCPGAPLRPSGKSRNIDVGLIRKLEF; this comes from the exons ATGTATGTATATAAGAAGAACGAGTCGAGCCACTCAGATCTATTCAAAACTGGAAGAACCAAACCCCATGACTCGAAACACAAGCGACGCCACTGGCTCAGTTCCTCATTTCACAGAACACTCTCTCTTCTGCTTCTGCTGTTCTCCAactctctgctctctctctct TTCAGCTGCTACCCTTTGTTTGAATTAATGGGTTTTGGAGGTTGTACCAATGGACTGGAGGAATCCAAACTGCAGCCTTCGAAATCTTTGGAAGAATCTGATAAAGCTAGTGTTTTGGGGCTTCATAAGGACGCTCCGGAGCCACAGGTGGAATTGATTGCTAATGGGGTGGCTTCTCTAGGGCCTGTTACTCCTAATGCAGGCCGAGAGAACGGGGACTTGCTCGTTGATCTGAAATCTCCGCCGTCAGTTTGCAAGAAGTCATCCATTGTAACTTGCTTGGATTCGAATGCCATCCAAAATGGGGACAACCCATTTGGTTGTTCTGATGATAGCAGCCCCAGGACACCGGTGGATGATGTCTTCGATCCCTTTGTCCCTGGTCGGGAAGACCTAGTGAAGGCACCGCAGTGCAAAAAATATGTCAGCAAGTGCGGGGGCATGGTTGCTCATCAGCTTAACTTTGATTCTCCAGTTCAAACTTCGGAAGATGAGGTTTGGACTGATGTGGAATCCATTTCAGACGAAGAAATGTTTGAAGTTGTGTATGAAAACCTATTGGAAGCCATCGTGTCTGAGCAAACTGAGGGAGTTATTGCTGAATGCTCGAGGAAAGATTGCGGTTCTGATGACTGCGCAACACCTCCTCCAGAACCGCGTCAAACTGGAGCAGCTGATTCTTGTCCTGGTGCTCCCCTGAGGCCATCAGGGAAGTCAAGGAACATTGATGTGGGGTTAATCAGAAAGCTCGAGTTCTAA